A window of Littorina saxatilis isolate snail1 linkage group LG7, US_GU_Lsax_2.0, whole genome shotgun sequence contains these coding sequences:
- the LOC138970330 gene encoding uncharacterized protein has translation MTGKSTQLFSTWYCPFGQRSWIALLEKGVDFEIVETDPYNKTSEFLAISPRGLVPTLVHNGKSVYESFVINEYIEEAWPQQPKLMPSDPYDRAQARIWVDFIGKKIVPQFYHVLQSQEKGHQKEAKDRFLDGLRVFTSAMSSTEVPYFFGKDFGLVDIAFIPFALRFNILVHYRDFSLPSNGSFDRLKVWMDACKSRPSVIPTVAPRDKMIDMYKRYADNTCKSEIAEATRKRAPFP, from the coding sequence ATGACAGGCAAGTCCACACAACTCTTCAGCACATGGTACTGTCCCTTTGGCCAGCGCTCCTGGATTGCGCTTCTTGAGAAGGGCGTGGACTTTGAGATTGTTGAGACCGACCCTTACAACAAAACTTCAGAGTTTCTGGCCATCAGTCCTCGAGGGCTGGTCCCAACGCTTGTCCACAATGGAAAATCAGTGTACGAATCGTTCGTCATAAATGAATACATCGAAGAAGCGTGGCCACAGCAGCCGAAGCTAATGCCTTCTGACCCCTATGACCGAGCCCAAGCCAGGATCTGGGTCGATTTCATCGGCAAAAAAATCGTCCCCCAGTTTTACCACGTTCTGCAGTCGCAAGAGAAAGGTCACCAAAAAGAAGCCAAAGATCGTTTCCTTGACGGTCTTCGTGTTTTCACCTCAGCGATGAGCTCGACTGAAGTTCCGTACTTCTTCGGGAAAGATTTTGGTTTGGTGGACATCGCTTTCATCCCGTTTGCTCTGCGGTTTAACATCCTTGTTCATTACCGCGACTTCTCCCTGCCTTCTAATGGAAGTTTTGATCGGCTGAAAGTGTGGATGGACGCCTGTAAATCTCGTCCTTCCGTCATTCCCACTGTTGCCCCTCGGGACAAGATGATCGATATGTACAAGCGCTACGCCGATAACACATGCAAATCCGAAATTGCTGAGGCAACCAGGAAAAGGGCACCATTCCCTTAG